A part of bacterium genomic DNA contains:
- a CDS encoding glycosyltransferase encodes MKGPVSIILPTYNERENIGPLIQEIARHLYRESEIIVVDDDSPDGTWREVSRIELAAPKLRLLRRMRDHGLTASLRAGIDMARHSTVVWMDADFSHPPSLLPRLLAAPESSDIVLASRYIPGGSDGRRSRLRKAVSVTLNRTAGSLLGCRTRDLSSGYLRVRKSVFKTIPLRGSYGDYCIDFLVRAELAGHSVLEIPFSNTEREHGSSKTTHNPLIFLRYALLYCRTVLRLRYETRCKPGRERPRR; translated from the coding sequence ATGAAAGGCCCGGTTTCGATAATCCTTCCCACCTACAACGAACGCGAAAACATCGGCCCGCTGATCCAGGAGATCGCGCGGCATCTTTACCGCGAATCGGAGATCATCGTGGTCGACGACGACTCCCCGGACGGCACCTGGCGGGAAGTCTCCCGAATCGAGCTGGCGGCCCCGAAGCTGCGGCTCCTGCGCCGGATGAGAGACCACGGCCTGACCGCCTCCCTGAGGGCCGGGATCGACATGGCCAGGCACTCCACCGTGGTCTGGATGGACGCGGATTTTTCCCACCCGCCTTCCCTGCTCCCCCGGCTCCTGGCCGCACCGGAAAGCAGCGACATCGTGCTCGCTTCCCGTTATATCCCGGGCGGAAGCGACGGACGCCGCTCCCGCCTGCGCAAAGCCGTCAGCGTCACCCTCAACCGGACCGCCGGCAGTCTGCTCGGCTGCCGGACCCGCGATCTCTCCAGCGGCTACCTCCGGGTCCGCAAATCCGTCTTTAAGACCATACCCCTGCGGGGGAGCTACGGGGATTACTGCATCGATTTTCTGGTCCGGGCCGAGTTGGCCGGCCATTCCGTCCTGGAGATACCGTTTTCCAACACCGAACGCGAACACGGCAGCTCCAAGACCACCCATAACCCTTTGATTTTTCTACGCTATGCCTTACTCTATTGCCGGACCGTACTCAGGCTGAGGTACGAAACCCGGTGCAAACCCGGTCGTGAACGACCCCGTCGATAA